The genomic region TGTATGTTCACCGCTGCGAATTAATTCAGCGTATTTATGTATATCTTCTTCCATGTATTCATTGATGAATAACCGATCATGAATGGCTTCAATGCCATCTTCTGTCACAGCTCCTGTGGAGAGCAAAGTCAGAGGATCAACGGTGGTGAAACAGAAAGCATCGTAAGGCACCGCCGAATGGATCTGCTTCAGAACAGCTTCCCGGTAGGTACGCGAGGTCCAGGTTCCTTTTTCAAGAGAAGTGATAAGTCTGTGGTTCCGATCAATACGTGATGTCAACAAGATATCTCCTCTCGCTATGCTTTTATCCCAATGTTCTGGGATTGTAGGTTCGGTGTATCCTTCTATAATGAAATTAGACGAACAACGAGTCAAGTCTAACTTCAATTCAAGAGGAGTGTAGTATCCATGAGTCACAATCCATCACCCATGAGCTGGGAAACGGCAGATGTACATCGCTACGAACAATCGATAGCCCTGAAAATTCCGGGTTATTCTCATATGCATGATCTAATGGAACGGCTGCTTGCAGCATCGTTTGCGGATAACAACGATATTCATATACTTATAGCCGGAGCGGGAGGGGGAAAAGAGATTGCTCTGCTTGGCTCACGCCATACGGAGTGGACAATGACCGGTGTTGATCCTTCACTGCCCATGCTGCAACTTGCTGAGAAACGAGTCGCGGAAGCAGGCATCGGTTCCAGAGTGAAGCTGCAACCTGTCACGGTTGAAGAATTGCCGGAGGATAATGTATATGATGGGGCGACAAGCATGCTCATGTTACATTTCCTTCAGGGGATGGAGGCCAAGAGAACGTTTCTGACCAGCCTCGCAACGAGACTTAAACCGGGTGCACCACTGATCATTGCTGCTGTAAATGCGGATCTTCGTTCACCTGCACATCCAACTATGATGCAAGCTTGGAAGGATCACATGTTGAGTGCAGGTGTTCTTCCTGAAGAGTGGGAGCGTTTTGCTGCTTCCTTGGGCCGTGAATCCGATCCCATATCCTCTGAAGAGATGACTCAGCTACTGACCGAATGCGGTTTTTCACATATTACACGTTACTTCGGGGCGTTCTGGGTGGAGGGGTATTATGCAAGTCGAAACTAACGTGAAGTCTGTGAAAGATCAGATCTGGGTGGTTGGTGGTTATGGTCAAGTAGGGCAGATGATATGTACTCAGCTGGGGAAACTGTTCCCGGGTAAAGTGTGGGCAGCGGGTACGCGTATGAACCGTGCGGAAGAATTCAGCAGATCGACTGGTGGTGCTGTACTGCCGCTTCAACTGGATGTAACACGACCTGTGGAACCATCCATGTTACGGTCTGTGAAGCTGGTCATCATGTGTGTGGACCAGAGCGATACCCGATTTGTTGAATCCTGTGCACAAGCCGGAACCGATTATATTGATATTTCTGCAAAATATGATTTTCTCGCTCAGGTTGAACAGTTGCACACCAAAATGCAACGTTCCAAATCGACCGCGATCCTCAGCGTTGGATTATCACCGGGAGTCACGAATCTGCTAGTACGTGAAGCGACCATGCATATGGATCAGGTGGAGGAAGCAGATATTACCGTGATGCTGGGACTTGGCGAGAAACACGGGAAGGCTGCCGTGGAATGGACCGTTGATCAGATGAATGCCACATACCAGGTGATGCAAAAGGGCAAGCCTGCTGAGGTACAAAGTTTCGGAGATGGCAAAAGGATTGATTTTGGAGCGGAGCTGGGGAACCGGAAGGCCTATCGATTTAACTTTTCGGATCAGCATGTGGTTGCTCGGACGTTACGGATTCCAACCGTATCTACCAGACTCTGTCTGGACTCCCGCTGGATCACAAGATCTATGGCAATCTCCAAACTTGCAGGGTTATTTTCGTTGCTGCGTGTCCCGTCTATTCGCAATGGAACAGTTAAGGCATTTGGCCTTATTCCTGGAGGGGAGCCAATGTATGCAGTCAAGGTCGATGCCGTAGGATGGGAAAATGGTGAGCAAGTCCGCGTCGAACAACTGCTTGTTGGCCATAGAGAAGCAGATGCGACAGCGGCCGTGGCAGCAGCCGTGGCAGAACGCGTATATAGAACAAAGTCAGAGCTGCCACATGGTGTGTTTCATATTGAACAGGTTCTTTCTTTGCAAGACATTCAGGATGCACTTCATACGCCACTAAAGGTGACAACCAAAATCACCTAGCTTCATGTTCTTTTGCGGGTACCCTCCGATCTGCTATGATGGAACAATAATCATGGCATGAATGGAGGGAGATCATGAACTGCGTTGCTGTATTACCTTATTATAAAGTACAGAGAGAAGTGACGGGTCTCGCCCAAGAGATTGAGATGAATGCCCGCTCCATGATTCTGTATTCAGATAAAATCGTGACCAAATACCGCGAGTTCAATATCACTGAGGTGTTTGACATGTCATTTCGACGAATGGGCGATGAAGGTGGATTTTTCTATCTGCACACAAGTACAGGCGTGTATCCTTACATGGTTGAAATCGATCCCAAACCCTTTATTCAAAGTTTCAGAAAGATGACGATCCAAAATTTAAAATGACTTGACCTTGCCGTTACGTGAAGGCTTACTCTCGGATATGGAAGGAACGATAACCAATCCAGAGGAGCCGTGAATGTAATGAGTATATTGATTCAGCAAGCGACCATCTTAACGATGAAAGACGCCGATGCCCCCTTCACGGGGGATATTCGTGTTGATGGAGATCGCATCACGCAGATTGCGGACCACATTCTGCCTCAACCGCAAGACGAGATTATCGATGGCCGTAATAAGGTTGCCATGCCGGGACTGATAAATGCCCACCAACATACACCGATGAGCCTGCTCCGGGGATTCTCGGACGATCTGAAGCTGATGGACTGGCTCGAACGCAAAATGCTACCTGCTGAAGCACGTATGAACCCCGAAGACATCTATTGGGGTGCTAAGTTATCCATTGCCGAGATGATTCGCTCCGGTACCACTACCTTTGCGGATATGTATATCCATATGAATGAGATTGCAGAAGCGGTTAAGCAAACGGGGATGCGGGCATCGCTTACACGCGGGATGGTATTTCTCGAGGATGATGGTGGACGCAGGTTGCAGGAGGCAATCGATCTTGTAGAGCGCTGGTCTGGAGCGGCCGAGGGAAGGATTACAACGATGTATGGACCGCACTCACCCTACACCTGTCCCGTGGAGCCGCTCCGTGAAGTCATTGCCATGGCTGTCGCGGAGGATATTCCTCTGCATATTCATCTGGCTGAAACGAAGGAAGAAGTCATGAAAATTCGTGAGCGCTATGGTATGACGCCGACAGAGTATTTGGAAGAGGCGGGGATGTTCGAACAGGCACACGTGCTGCTTGCACATGGTGTACACCTGAATCGAAGGGATATCGGCAGATTGAAGGGCATGCGCGGCGGTGTAGCGCACAATCCGGTCAGTAATCTGAAGCTGGGTTGTGGAATTGCTCCGATTACTGAGATGTCGGCCCAAGGCATTAACGTGGGAATGGGAACGGATGGAGCGGGAAGTGCCACAACCGTGGATATGTTTGAGGAGATCAAAGCCGCGACCTGGCTGCAAAAGCTGGACTATGGTGATCCCACACGCTTGCCAGCCAAGGACGTTCTACACATGGCTACACGCGGAAGTGCTAATCTTCTTGGCCTTCAGCATGAAGTAGGTGTGCTGGAAGCAGGACGTAAAGCTGATCTGATCCTGATTGATCTGGCGAAACCACATCTTCAACCGGTACATGCGGTAGAGTCGCTACTGGCATATAGTGTAAACGGTGCAGATGTGGACACCACGATCGTGAATGGTCAGATCCTCATGAGAGGCAGAAAGCTGCTCACGATCAATGAGGAAGAACTTTACCGTGAGGTGAAGGTTAGAGCCAAACGAATCGTTGAGGGAATTTAATTTTAGATCAATTTGATCCAAACTGGAAAATGATTTGTATTCAAAACGCTATGGAGGCTTAATCCATGGCGTTTTTTGTCGAACTACAATTGGGAATAGTTCCATGGACCTGTTCAGAATCGGTTCAGAATGACTCGTTATACTGAGCATGTAGTTGTTCAAATTTGAAATGTACACGAGGAGGAACATGAATTGAAGGGGAAACAAAACAAAAAACGGCTTAAGCCGATATTGAAAAAAAGCATGTTGACTGCACTCGGATTGGGCATTGCGCTGCCTATAGGTGGAACGCTTCCGCAGGTCAATGCGGGTGCGGCTGGCTCAGATATCATTATTTCACGACCTGTACTTAGTGAGTATATTCACTGGCTTAACGGATCATCAGAAGATCCGGATTTTCATTCGATCAGGCCTTTGAGTTCAATTCAAGCCTCGGATAAAACGGTGTTAATTGATTTAAGCAATCATTTTCCATCCGATCAATTCGATACGATTAAGGCTTCTTCATATGATGCTAATAATGGTAATGTTGCTGAAGTATATGTAGATGTAAATAATAAATTGGTGGTTACTCCCTTTTCATCCGGTGTTGTCACTATTACGATAACAGCCAACCACATTGCATCACAGACTACAGTTACGGATAACATCCAGCTGTTCATCAGTAAACAAGGGGATG from Paenibacillus sp. FSL R5-0341 harbors:
- a CDS encoding saccharopine dehydrogenase NADP-binding domain-containing protein yields the protein MQVETNVKSVKDQIWVVGGYGQVGQMICTQLGKLFPGKVWAAGTRMNRAEEFSRSTGGAVLPLQLDVTRPVEPSMLRSVKLVIMCVDQSDTRFVESCAQAGTDYIDISAKYDFLAQVEQLHTKMQRSKSTAILSVGLSPGVTNLLVREATMHMDQVEEADITVMLGLGEKHGKAAVEWTVDQMNATYQVMQKGKPAEVQSFGDGKRIDFGAELGNRKAYRFNFSDQHVVARTLRIPTVSTRLCLDSRWITRSMAISKLAGLFSLLRVPSIRNGTVKAFGLIPGGEPMYAVKVDAVGWENGEQVRVEQLLVGHREADATAAVAAAVAERVYRTKSELPHGVFHIEQVLSLQDIQDALHTPLKVTTKIT
- a CDS encoding amidohydrolase, with translation MSILIQQATILTMKDADAPFTGDIRVDGDRITQIADHILPQPQDEIIDGRNKVAMPGLINAHQHTPMSLLRGFSDDLKLMDWLERKMLPAEARMNPEDIYWGAKLSIAEMIRSGTTTFADMYIHMNEIAEAVKQTGMRASLTRGMVFLEDDGGRRLQEAIDLVERWSGAAEGRITTMYGPHSPYTCPVEPLREVIAMAVAEDIPLHIHLAETKEEVMKIRERYGMTPTEYLEEAGMFEQAHVLLAHGVHLNRRDIGRLKGMRGGVAHNPVSNLKLGCGIAPITEMSAQGINVGMGTDGAGSATTVDMFEEIKAATWLQKLDYGDPTRLPAKDVLHMATRGSANLLGLQHEVGVLEAGRKADLILIDLAKPHLQPVHAVESLLAYSVNGADVDTTIVNGQILMRGRKLLTINEEELYREVKVRAKRIVEGI
- a CDS encoding class I SAM-dependent methyltransferase, translated to MSHNPSPMSWETADVHRYEQSIALKIPGYSHMHDLMERLLAASFADNNDIHILIAGAGGGKEIALLGSRHTEWTMTGVDPSLPMLQLAEKRVAEAGIGSRVKLQPVTVEELPEDNVYDGATSMLMLHFLQGMEAKRTFLTSLATRLKPGAPLIIAAVNADLRSPAHPTMMQAWKDHMLSAGVLPEEWERFAASLGRESDPISSEEMTQLLTECGFSHITRYFGAFWVEGYYASRN